In the genome of Myxococcus stipitatus, one region contains:
- a CDS encoding fumarylacetoacetate hydrolase family protein yields the protein MGIHIARFKAGGEVRWGWVRAGQVVPIPGKYVSLAEFLENGQERAWAMSTGGGGKGQPLGEVEVLSPVTSPCNVVCQGQNYRSHMLEVGQDPDAKDFNQFFRKASSSLTSSRSDIVRPQRVRMLDYEIELGLVIGRGLHQPMQVTRERLHEVVAGLVMANDVSARDLQLLEGQWHKAKSFRTFCPVGPFLYLLSPEDRGRLMDLRLSLSVNGELRQSASTAEMIYPPEETLTELSEVMDLFPGDLVLTGTPSGVAAGRTVSRLARRVGSFMRLFLSDRTLAKLILKSSNPAAYLKEGDVIRASITSPDGVIHLGMQENRIVAQEAMAVVEDTAPAIRVGGI from the coding sequence ATGGGTATTCACATCGCGAGATTCAAGGCGGGCGGCGAGGTCCGGTGGGGGTGGGTTCGAGCGGGGCAGGTGGTCCCCATCCCCGGGAAATACGTATCCCTGGCCGAGTTCCTGGAGAACGGTCAGGAGCGCGCCTGGGCCATGTCGACGGGCGGTGGTGGGAAGGGGCAGCCCCTGGGCGAGGTCGAGGTGCTCAGCCCGGTGACATCTCCCTGCAATGTGGTGTGTCAGGGGCAGAACTACCGCAGCCACATGTTGGAAGTGGGACAGGACCCGGACGCGAAGGACTTCAACCAGTTCTTCCGCAAGGCGTCCTCCTCGCTCACGTCGAGCAGGAGCGACATCGTCCGACCCCAGCGCGTGCGGATGCTCGACTACGAAATCGAGCTGGGCCTCGTCATCGGCCGAGGCCTCCATCAACCCATGCAGGTGACGCGAGAGCGGCTGCACGAGGTCGTCGCGGGCCTGGTGATGGCCAATGATGTCTCCGCGAGGGACCTTCAGCTCCTCGAAGGTCAATGGCACAAGGCCAAGAGCTTCCGGACGTTCTGCCCGGTGGGCCCCTTCCTCTACCTGCTGTCGCCCGAGGACCGCGGCCGGTTGATGGACCTGCGGCTGTCCTTATCCGTCAACGGAGAGCTCCGGCAGAGCGCGAGCACGGCGGAGATGATCTACCCGCCAGAAGAGACGCTGACGGAGCTCTCGGAGGTCATGGACTTGTTCCCCGGAGACCTGGTGCTGACGGGGACACCGAGCGGCGTCGCCGCGGGCCGGACGGTGTCGCGCCTGGCGCGGCGCGTGGGGAGCTTCATGCGCCTCTTCTTGTCGGACAGGACGCTGGCGAAGCTCATCCTGAAGTCGAGCAACCCGGCCGCCTATCTGAAAGAGGGCGATGTCATTCGAGCCTCCATCACCAGTCCCGACGGTGTCATCCACCTGGGGATGCAGGAGAACCGCATTGTCGCGCAGGAGGCGATGGCGGTGGTGGAGGACACGGCGCCTGCGATTCGAGTGGGGGGCATATGA
- a CDS encoding SAM-dependent methyltransferase translates to MNKDKREADRTALGVAMWRALGAREEDASVRNPDFMAEDFLDPVSRALLSVAPVRAWFKNHFGRKLPGAYGFATARTLHLDALFQQALDDGARQVVLLGAGYDSRAYRFRERLEGVRVFELDLPSTQRRKKERLDALLGAVPDWVNYVPINFDVHRLEDVLPAWGFDSTLRTFFLWEGVSMYLTEQSVSRTLGFVVRHVPRGSSIAFDYVALGALRGDVRYPDSRQWGRQLASMGHPMTFGIEEDDSDAYLRQQGLEVISRIGSADMEREYLTKSNGELLCHTSNILNIVHARVA, encoded by the coding sequence ATGAACAAGGACAAGCGAGAAGCCGATAGGACCGCGCTGGGCGTGGCGATGTGGCGAGCCCTGGGCGCGCGTGAAGAGGACGCGAGCGTCCGCAACCCCGACTTCATGGCGGAGGACTTCCTGGACCCCGTCTCGCGCGCGCTGCTCTCGGTGGCGCCCGTGCGGGCGTGGTTCAAGAACCACTTCGGGCGCAAGCTGCCAGGGGCGTATGGCTTCGCCACGGCGCGCACGCTGCACCTGGATGCGCTGTTCCAACAGGCGCTCGATGATGGGGCTCGGCAGGTGGTGCTGCTCGGCGCGGGCTATGACAGCCGTGCGTACCGGTTCCGCGAGCGGCTGGAAGGTGTCCGGGTCTTCGAGCTGGACCTGCCATCGACGCAGCGACGCAAGAAGGAGCGGCTGGATGCGCTGCTGGGCGCGGTGCCGGATTGGGTCAACTACGTGCCCATCAACTTCGATGTCCACCGGCTCGAGGATGTCCTGCCCGCGTGGGGCTTCGACTCCACGCTGCGGACATTCTTCCTCTGGGAGGGCGTGAGCATGTACCTGACGGAGCAGAGCGTCAGCCGGACGCTGGGCTTCGTGGTGCGCCATGTGCCGCGCGGGAGCAGCATCGCCTTCGACTACGTGGCCCTGGGGGCCCTGAGAGGGGATGTCCGCTACCCCGACTCCCGGCAGTGGGGCCGGCAGCTGGCGTCGATGGGACATCCCATGACGTTCGGCATCGAGGAGGATGACTCGGATGCGTACCTGCGCCAGCAGGGGCTGGAGGTGATATCGCGCATCGGCTCCGCGGACATGGAGCGCGAGTACCTGACGAAGAGCAACGGCGAGCTGCTCTGCCACACGTCGAACATCCTCAACATCGTCCACGCGCGCGTCGCGTAG